One stretch of Chryseobacterium scophthalmum DNA includes these proteins:
- a CDS encoding MauE/DoxX family redox-associated membrane protein, whose protein sequence is MKTVRTRFIEIVSYFFILLFCYASISKMMDFENFQIQIAQSPLLSAFSNVISYGVLIIELAICILLIFERTRKIGLYFSFVLMVLFTVYIYMILNYSEFIPCSCGGILEKMDWKTHLIFNIATVIIAAFAIVLYSGSKRQEIFKSVSLLIVLSIVSCSAIILMYRQSEFMIKKENNFTRRFLQHPITEKNRFNLQINSYYLAGISKDSVYLGNYTAPFLLTSTDLNFKAMKDHRIIPDRYDFDFKRAQLKVNAPDFYLYDGSVPVIYQGMLGNHQAKTLSLGQAYFSQLVNISKDSFAISTYFKDSEKQTLGLLNPLQKNPLNLKSGILGKTNDGIFDTDGQLHFDPITQTAVYVHYYKNQLLIMDNHLTIKAKYKTIDTISIPQIEVSELSDGKKKMSKPPLKVNKKAFAYAGLLFIESNLIGKFEDRDRWKNSFIIDVYSTVKQGYIGSFYLPNPKKEKKMQFHIADQHLYVLTGNEIIKYRFAQNITQHFIAGGSRKPELRVGTKFNFTS, encoded by the coding sequence ATGAAAACCGTCAGAACAAGATTTATAGAAATTGTCAGCTATTTTTTCATCCTGCTGTTTTGCTATGCGAGCATCAGTAAGATGATGGATTTTGAAAATTTTCAGATTCAGATTGCACAGTCTCCCCTATTGAGTGCATTTTCAAATGTTATCTCTTACGGAGTTCTAATCATTGAACTTGCAATATGTATTTTATTGATCTTTGAGAGAACCAGAAAAATCGGATTATACTTTTCTTTTGTTCTGATGGTTTTATTCACTGTCTATATTTACATGATCTTGAACTACAGCGAGTTTATTCCTTGCTCTTGCGGTGGAATTTTAGAAAAAATGGATTGGAAAACCCATCTGATATTTAATATTGCCACAGTTATCATAGCTGCTTTTGCAATTGTTTTATATTCAGGTTCTAAACGACAAGAGATTTTTAAATCTGTAAGTCTGCTGATTGTTTTATCGATTGTAAGTTGTTCAGCAATCATTCTGATGTACAGACAATCAGAATTTATGATCAAAAAGGAAAATAATTTTACACGAAGGTTTTTGCAGCATCCTATAACAGAAAAGAATCGTTTCAATCTTCAGATCAACTCCTATTACCTTGCGGGCATTTCAAAAGATTCAGTATATCTGGGCAACTATACTGCTCCATTTCTACTGACATCAACTGATTTGAATTTTAAAGCAATGAAAGATCACAGGATAATACCGGACAGGTACGACTTTGATTTTAAAAGAGCGCAACTGAAGGTGAATGCACCGGATTTCTATCTGTATGATGGAAGCGTACCTGTTATCTATCAGGGAATGCTGGGAAATCATCAGGCAAAGACCTTGAGCTTAGGACAGGCATATTTCAGCCAATTGGTGAATATCAGTAAAGATTCCTTTGCAATCAGCACTTATTTCAAAGATTCAGAAAAGCAGACCTTAGGATTGTTAAATCCTTTGCAGAAAAATCCTCTGAATCTGAAATCAGGAATTCTTGGAAAAACCAATGACGGAATCTTTGATACTGATGGACAACTGCATTTTGACCCAATCACTCAAACTGCTGTTTATGTACACTATTACAAAAATCAGCTCTTGATCATGGATAACCATCTTACCATCAAAGCGAAGTATAAAACCATTGATACGATAAGCATTCCGCAGATTGAAGTTTCTGAACTTTCGGACGGAAAAAAGAAGATGAGCAAACCTCCATTAAAAGTCAATAAAAAAGCATTTGCGTATGCGGGTCTGTTGTTTATCGAATCAAATCTCATCGGAAAATTTGAAGACAGGGATCGGTGGAAAAATTCTTTTATCATTGATGTTTATTCTACCGTAAAACAAGGATACATCGGAAGTTTTTATCTACCAAATCCCAAAAAGGAAAAAAAGATGCAGTTTCATATTGCAGATCAGCATCTTTATGTATTAACAGGAAATGAAATCATTAAATATCGTTTTGCGCAGAACATCACTCAGCATTTCATTGCAGGGGGAAGCCGAAAACCTGAACTAAGAGTAGGCACCAAATTTAATTTTACATCATGA
- a CDS encoding alpha/beta hydrolase family protein, with protein sequence MNRSSKNWKNREDIPENNKTMKTIRKIGLLIVFTFLLLPLQFNGQHDDLKKLEALAEKAEVPDFLKMSEDGEWVSWLMKYESKSPMYILQNVHDKTQKFERKSIRTSFFMGSEKFAFLSGDRLELISLATQTIETKNHIKTIDQMKPQSLFLIHYDEHQNNRLEIYGKNGKQLQSIDQVVRFLKVDNELILWTKNDSKAQEIKVWKIEGSNKKLIASTSEEVLKVWKGTATEGGYTVFGKDKHEYTLKHYVDGLPIPRNLDLMRSKNYHYVNLDYSSDPDALFIKLIRKIPKEKKMIEFWYGVEKDLTHHIKDMQVEEKFLWYPKTGKVIPMDSIFHTEIAIGNSGDFLKIKKDHSFVDKKDDFFMPKRDSLFVWNSRSNEHRFFCVIDERLYVSPDRKWILTADNDGWNLLNTITLKTKKQLSDREASPYFKGTELITWVKGNKVWEQNILNGKLVRKVNLDGDHVEIINSQHQKITEGLPREIISVPENNYLFRLSKGDLLKSYVEWDHRTIKKIIAETTDKIRNLIFTDNHSNFVWTKENYNEAPSIVFKQKGKKHHVVFTSNVHDKTAEKIRKIQLHYKGATQETLTATLFLPHDYNSGKKYPVVLNIYEKQQKGMSAFLLPTFKNGRGFNVRLLLESGYMVLIPDITYGDKGSGLSALESIHNVLDELVKIEQVDARRIALTGQSFGGYQTNFVATHSDRFATFISGASVSDVIHTPFSFNYDFGSPDYWRYEYGQMRMGGSFVENKQKYMDNNPLYFASEVKAPILLWTGEKDSNVDREETRSLFVALRKYRKPVIALFYQDEGHSLSGRAEQKDLSVRMLEWLDYFLKDKRDVEWIDKQMKGAL encoded by the coding sequence ATGAACAGAAGTTCGAAGAATTGGAAGAATAGGGAAGACATACCTGAAAATAATAAGACGATGAAAACGATTCGAAAAATAGGGCTCCTCATTGTGTTTACTTTTCTGTTGTTGCCGTTACAATTCAACGGACAACATGATGACCTGAAAAAATTGGAAGCATTGGCAGAAAAAGCCGAAGTCCCGGATTTTCTGAAAATGTCAGAAGATGGAGAATGGGTAAGCTGGTTGATGAAATATGAAAGTAAATCGCCGATGTACATTTTACAAAATGTACATGATAAGACTCAAAAGTTTGAAAGAAAATCAATCAGGACTTCATTTTTTATGGGCAGTGAAAAATTTGCCTTTTTGAGTGGTGACCGATTAGAACTGATTAGTTTGGCAACTCAAACTATTGAAACAAAAAATCATATAAAGACGATTGATCAGATGAAACCGCAATCTTTATTTTTGATTCATTATGATGAGCATCAGAATAACAGACTGGAAATCTATGGTAAGAACGGAAAACAGCTGCAGTCGATTGATCAAGTCGTACGATTTCTTAAGGTTGACAATGAATTGATTCTATGGACGAAAAACGATTCTAAAGCACAAGAAATTAAAGTTTGGAAGATTGAAGGGAGCAATAAAAAACTGATTGCAAGTACTTCAGAAGAAGTCTTGAAAGTTTGGAAAGGCACTGCTACGGAAGGAGGATATACAGTCTTTGGTAAAGACAAGCATGAATATACATTAAAGCACTATGTTGATGGTTTGCCGATTCCGCGAAACCTTGATTTGATGCGGAGTAAAAATTATCATTATGTAAATCTTGACTATTCATCAGATCCTGATGCATTATTTATCAAGCTGATCAGAAAGATTCCGAAAGAAAAAAAAATGATAGAGTTTTGGTATGGCGTTGAAAAAGATCTCACTCATCATATTAAAGATATGCAGGTTGAAGAAAAATTTTTGTGGTATCCCAAAACAGGTAAAGTAATCCCGATGGATTCGATTTTTCATACAGAAATAGCGATTGGCAATTCCGGAGATTTTTTGAAGATAAAAAAAGATCATTCATTTGTAGATAAGAAAGATGATTTTTTCATGCCCAAAAGAGATTCCTTGTTTGTATGGAATTCAAGATCAAATGAACATCGTTTTTTTTGTGTGATTGATGAAAGACTGTATGTTTCACCGGATAGAAAATGGATTCTTACGGCTGATAACGATGGATGGAATCTTTTAAACACAATTACCCTTAAAACTAAAAAGCAATTATCAGATCGTGAAGCTTCACCCTATTTTAAAGGAACTGAGTTGATTACCTGGGTAAAAGGGAATAAGGTATGGGAACAAAATATTTTGAACGGCAAACTGGTGAGGAAAGTGAATTTAGATGGTGACCATGTTGAAATTATCAACAGTCAACACCAAAAGATAACGGAAGGGCTGCCTAGAGAAATTATTTCAGTACCTGAAAATAATTATTTATTTCGTCTCTCAAAAGGTGATTTGCTGAAATCATACGTAGAGTGGGATCATCGTACAATAAAAAAAATTATAGCTGAAACTACAGATAAAATACGAAATTTGATCTTTACAGATAATCATTCAAATTTTGTGTGGACTAAAGAAAATTACAATGAAGCGCCATCCATTGTATTTAAACAAAAAGGAAAGAAACATCATGTCGTATTCACGTCCAATGTTCATGATAAAACTGCGGAAAAAATAAGAAAGATTCAGCTGCATTACAAAGGAGCAACTCAAGAAACTTTAACTGCAACTTTATTTTTGCCACATGATTATAATTCGGGTAAAAAATATCCTGTCGTACTTAATATTTACGAAAAACAACAGAAAGGCATGTCAGCCTTTTTGCTTCCGACCTTTAAAAACGGAAGAGGCTTTAATGTACGGTTGCTATTGGAATCAGGCTATATGGTGCTCATTCCGGATATTACATACGGAGATAAAGGATCTGGTTTGTCTGCACTGGAGTCAATCCATAATGTATTAGATGAATTGGTAAAAATAGAACAAGTAGATGCGAGGCGAATTGCTTTGACAGGACAGTCTTTCGGAGGATATCAGACCAACTTTGTCGCAACGCACTCAGATCGCTTTGCTACATTTATTTCGGGAGCATCGGTATCTGACGTTATCCATACTCCGTTTTCTTTCAATTACGATTTTGGAAGTCCTGACTATTGGCGGTATGAATATGGTCAAATGCGTATGGGTGGCAGCTTTGTAGAAAATAAACAAAAATATATGGATAACAATCCGTTGTATTTTGCTTCAGAGGTTAAAGCTCCCATATTACTTTGGACAGGTGAAAAAGACAGTAATGTAGATCGCGAGGAAACCCGCTCATTATTTGTGGCTCTGAGAAAATACCGCAAGCCTGTGATAGCATTGTTTTATCAGGATGAAGGACATTCTCTTTCCGGTAGAGCAGAACAAAAAGATTTATCTGTAAGAATGCTGGAGTGGCTGGATTATTTTTTAAAAGATAAAAGAGATGTTGAATGGATTGATAAACAAATGAAGGGTGCGTTGTAG